A single region of the Ctenopharyngodon idella isolate HZGC_01 chromosome 21, HZGC01, whole genome shotgun sequence genome encodes:
- the LOC127503440 gene encoding gastrula zinc finger protein XlCGF7.1-like isoform X5, with translation MEFKEEPCRIKDEDTEELIDLMEQSEVEEKLHQFQKPQNTERSGEKCSYTCSQCGNRLASKSSLKNHMRIHNKEKPFTCHQCGKSFTWAKSLKSHLLLHSGERSFGCDQCDKKFILEDHLKRHMKSHAAVKPHVCSVCGKSFSVLQTLKHHELIHTGVKTHVCIDCGKSFISSEILKKHQRVHTGEKPYKCSHCGQSFSQSGDMKAHERIHTGEKPHKCSHCGKSFTRPGALKDHEKNHTGEKQYKCSHCGKSFTRLGTLKYHERVHTGEKPYMCSQCGKSFSVSGTLKDHERIHTGEKPHQCSSCGKSFRRSSNLRIHEKKHCSQV, from the exons ATGGAGTTTAAGGAAGAACCCTGCAGAATAAAAGATGAAGATACAGAGGAACTAATCG ACCTGATGGAACAAAGTGAAGTGGAGGAGAAACTCCATCAGTTTCAAAAACCTCAAAACACTGAAAGAAGTGGAGAGAAATGTTCTTacacctgctctcagtgtggaaacagACTCGCATCTAAATCAAGCTTGAAGAACCACATGAGGATCCACAATAAAGAGAAACCCTTCACATgccatcagtgtggaaagagcttcacATGGGCAAAAAGTCTCAAAAGTCATCTGCTGTTACACTCAGGAGAAAGATCATTTGGCTGTGATCAGTGTGATAAGAAATTTATTTTGGAAGATCACCTGAAAAGGCACATGAAAAGTCATGCAGCTGTGAAGCCTCATGTGTGTTCTgtttgtggaaagagtttttcagtACTGCAGACTTTAAAACATCATGAGCTTATTCATACTGGTGTGAAAACTCATGTGTGCAttgactgtgggaagagctttattTCATCTGAAATCTTAAAAAAACACCagagagttcatactggagagaaaccgtacaaGTGCTCACACTGTGGACAAAGTTTCTCTCAATCAGGAGACATGAAAGCTCACgagagaattcatactggagagaagccgcacaAGTGCTCacactgtggaaagagtttcactcgGCCAGGAGCCTTGAAAGATcatgaaaaaaatcatactggagagaaacaGTACAAGTGCTCacactgtggaaagagttttactcGGTTAGGAACATTGAAATATCATGagagagttcatactggagagaaaccgtacaTGTGCTCAcaatgtgggaagagtttctcTGTGTCAGGAACCTTGAAAGATCATgagagaattcatactggagagaaaccgcaCCAGTGCTCTtcatgtgggaagagtttcagacGATCATCTAATCTACGGATTCATGAGAAAAAGCATTGCTCACAGGTCTAA
- the LOC127503440 gene encoding gastrula zinc finger protein XlCGF7.1-like isoform X4: MEFEEEPWRVKDEDIEQQIDLMEQSEVEEKLHQFQKPQNTERSGEKCSYTCSQCGNRLASKSSLKNHMRIHNKEKPFTCHQCGKSFTWAKSLKSHLLLHSGERSFGCDQCDKKFILEDHLKRHMKSHAAVKPHVCSVCGKSFSVLQTLKHHELIHTGVKTHVCIDCGKSFISSEILKKHQRVHTGEKPYKCSHCGQSFSQSGDMKAHERIHTGEKPHKCSHCGKSFTRPGALKDHEKNHTGEKQYKCSHCGKSFTRLGTLKYHERVHTGEKPYMCSQCGKSFSVSGTLKDHERIHTGEKPHQCSSCGKSFRRSSNLRIHEKKHCSQV, translated from the exons ATGGAGTTTGAGGAAGAACCCTGGAGAGTAAAAGATGAAGATATAGAGCAACAAATAG ACCTGATGGAACAAAGTGAAGTGGAGGAGAAACTCCATCAGTTTCAAAAACCTCAAAACACTGAAAGAAGTGGAGAGAAATGTTCTTacacctgctctcagtgtggaaacagACTCGCATCTAAATCAAGCTTGAAGAACCACATGAGGATCCACAATAAAGAGAAACCCTTCACATgccatcagtgtggaaagagcttcacATGGGCAAAAAGTCTCAAAAGTCATCTGCTGTTACACTCAGGAGAAAGATCATTTGGCTGTGATCAGTGTGATAAGAAATTTATTTTGGAAGATCACCTGAAAAGGCACATGAAAAGTCATGCAGCTGTGAAGCCTCATGTGTGTTCTgtttgtggaaagagtttttcagtACTGCAGACTTTAAAACATCATGAGCTTATTCATACTGGTGTGAAAACTCATGTGTGCAttgactgtgggaagagctttattTCATCTGAAATCTTAAAAAAACACCagagagttcatactggagagaaaccgtacaaGTGCTCACACTGTGGACAAAGTTTCTCTCAATCAGGAGACATGAAAGCTCACgagagaattcatactggagagaagccgcacaAGTGCTCacactgtggaaagagtttcactcgGCCAGGAGCCTTGAAAGATcatgaaaaaaatcatactggagagaaacaGTACAAGTGCTCacactgtggaaagagttttactcGGTTAGGAACATTGAAATATCATGagagagttcatactggagagaaaccgtacaTGTGCTCAcaatgtgggaagagtttctcTGTGTCAGGAACCTTGAAAGATCATgagagaattcatactggagagaaaccgcaCCAGTGCTCTtcatgtgggaagagtttcagacGATCATCTAATCTACGGATTCATGAGAAAAAGCATTGCTCACAGGTCTAA
- the LOC127503440 gene encoding zinc finger protein 239-like isoform X6, producing MEFKEEPCRIKDEDTEELIDLMEQSEVEEKLHQFQKPQQNTQRRGEKCSHICSQCGKRLTSKSNLKRHMRIHNEEKPFTCHQCGKSFTWAKSLKNHLLFHSGKRSFGCDQCDKTFILEEHLKIHMKIHADVKPHVCSVCGKSFLLLEQLKKHERIHTGLRPYVCFDCGKSFTTSSDLKSHQRIHTGEKPYKCSHCGQSFAQLGHLKGHERIHTGEKPHQCSQCGQSFAQSGTLKKHERVHSGEKPYQCSSCGKSFSQSSHLRTHEKKHCPKVSK from the exons ATGGAGTTTAAGGAAGAACCCTGCAGAATAAAAGATGAAGATACAGAGGAACTAATCG ACCTGATGGAACAAAGTGAAGTGGAGGAGAAACTCCATCAGTTTCAGAAACCTCAACAAAACACTCAAAGAAGAGGAGAGAAATGTTCTCACatctgctctcagtgtggaaagagacTCACATCTAAATCAAACTTGAAGAGACACATGAGGATCCACAATGAAGAGAAACCCTTCACATgccatcagtgtggaaagagcttcacATGGGCAAAAAGTCTCAAAAATCATCTGCTGTTTCACTCAGGAAAAAGATCATTTGGCTGTGATCAGTGTGACAAGACATTTATTTTGGAAGAGCATCTGAAAATACACATGAAAATTCATGCAGATGTGAAGCCTCACGTGTGTTCTgtttgtggaaagagttttttaCTATTGGAACAATTAAAAAAGCACGAGCGCATTCATACTGGTCTGAGACCTTATGTGTGCTttgactgtgggaagagcttcacTACATCCAGCGACTTAAAATCACAccagagaattcacactggagagaaaccgtacaaGTGCTCACACTGTGGACAGAGTTTTGCTCAGTTAGGACACCTGAAAGGTCATgagagaattcatactggagagaagccgcacCAGTGCTCACAATGTGGACAGAGTTTCGCTCAGTCAGGAACCTTGAAAAAGCATGAGAGAGTTCAttctggagagaaaccgtaccAGTGCTCTtcatgtgggaagagtttcagcCAATCATCTCATCTACGGACTCATGAGAAAAAGCATTGTCCAAAGGTGTCTAAGTGA